The Archocentrus centrarchus isolate MPI-CPG fArcCen1 chromosome 7, fArcCen1, whole genome shotgun sequence genome window below encodes:
- the kansl2 gene encoding LOW QUALITY PROTEIN: KAT8 regulatory NSL complex subunit 2 (The sequence of the model RefSeq protein was modified relative to this genomic sequence to represent the inferred CDS: inserted 1 base in 1 codon; substituted 1 base at 1 genomic stop codon), translating to MNRIRIHVLPSSRNRVTQTPRPQEPQACSFTQRPCSQPRLEGLDFCIKHILEDKNAPYKQCSYVSAKNGKRCPNAAPKAERKDGVTFCAEHARRNTMAIRAQMRRASSGPSPEALLSQLSGYSRAETHSLDGGRSEASRILDEDSLSEEEQGPLVLDQTWRGDPDSEADSIDSDHEDPLKXTAGVYTAEEVALXTREKLIRLQSSTSISSNACSNLLKEKKRRYLHNRKMEHETIGSSLLTGAEGLSMKERDNLKKLKALRRYRRRYGVEALLHRQLRERRQAVTEGAPQPHTRTVTEKCTSFMDGTRCTNPCLPMARHCVSHIYQDSNQVLFKMCPGLKDVPCDRTVHMGQSEDPRCPLHLTLPPPMYQPEQEAPPQDEFTPVSKDMYLSAAELQPTENLPLEFSDDLDVEGDGMQGPPSPLQFDTALALEDQTIRAIAEAPMDILTGEDPDQVDLDTSGHELSERDVDAIMNDQVVSEEVGGGEDATDSSLQDIDSAAPR from the exons TCCTGGAGGACAAGAATGCGCCATACAAGCAGTGCAGCTACGTCTCCGCCAAGAACGGCAAGCGGTGCCCCAACGCCGCTCCAAAGGCAGAGAGGAAAGATGG GGTGACCTTCTGTGCAGAGCACGCTCGCAGGAACACCATGGCTATCCGAGCTCAGATGAGAAGGGCTTCTTCTGGTCCATCACCAGAGGCTCTGTTATCTCAGCTTAGTGGGTACAGTCGAGCAGAGACGCACAGCCTCGATGGAGGACGATCTGAAGCTAGCCGCATTCTAG ATGAAGACAGCCTGagtgaggaggagcagggaccCTTAGTACTAGACCAGACGTGGAGAGGAGACCCGGACAGTGAGGCCGACAGCATTGATAGTGACCACGAGGATCCTCTGAAGTAA ACAGCTGGAGTGTACACCGCAGAGGAAGTGGCGC ACACACGAGAAAAACTTATCAGACTCCAGTCCTCTACATCGATCAGTTCAAACGCCTGCAGCAAcctgctgaaggagaagaagcgGAGATACCTGCACAACCGCAAAATGGAGCATGAAACTATAG GGAGCAGCCTCCTGACGGGGGCTGAAGGTCTTTCCATGAAGGAGAGGGACAACCTGAAGAAGCTTAAAGCTCTGCGTCGATACCGTCGCCGGTACGGAGTGGAGGCCCTGCTGCACCGGCAGCTGAGAGAGAGGAGGCAGGCTGTGACAGAAGGAGCCCCTCAG CCACACACAAGAACAGTGACTGAAAAATGCACGTCCTTCATGGATGGAACCCGATGTACCAATCCCTGTCTGCCCATGGCCCGACACTGTGTCTCTC ATATCTACCAGGACAGCAATCAGGTCCTTTTCAAAATGTGTCCAGGGTTGAAAGATGTTCCGTGTGACCGAACGGTGCACATGGGTCAGTCCGAGGACCCCCGCTGCCCATTGCACCTCACTCTGCCTCCACCCATGTACCAGCCTGAGCAGGAGGCTCCGCCACAAGATGAGTTCACCCCTGTGAGCAAAGACATGTACCTGAGTGCAGCAGAGCTTCAGCCCACAGAGAACCTCCCCCTCGAGTTCAGTGAT GATCTGGATGTGGAAGGGGACGGTATGCAGGGTCCTCCGTCCCCTCTGCAGTTTGATACAGCCCTGGCCCTGGAGGACCAGACCATCAGAGCCATAGCTGAGGCCCCGATGGACATCCTGACTGGAGAGGACCCAGACCAGGTGGACCTTGATACCTCAGGACATGAACTCTCAGAAAGAGACGTGGATGCCATCATGAACGATCAG GTGGTGTCAGAGGAGGTTGGAGGTGGGGAAGACGCCACCGACAGCTCGCTCCAAGACATCGACTCTGCTGCGCCCAGATGA